The Canis aureus isolate CA01 chromosome 11, VMU_Caureus_v.1.0, whole genome shotgun sequence genome has a segment encoding these proteins:
- the MCHR1 gene encoding melanin-concentrating hormone receptor 1 isoform X1, protein MDLQASLLPPGPNASNTSEGPDNLTSAGPPRRTGNVSYINIIMPSVFGTICLLGIIGNSTVIFAVVKKSKLHWCSNVPDIFIINLSVVDLLFLLGMPFMIHQLMGNGVWHFGETMCTLITAMDANSQFTSTYILTAMAIDRYLATVHPISSTKFRKPSVATLVICLLWALSFISITPVWLYARLIPFPGGTVGCGIRLPNPDTDLYWFTLYQFFLAFALPFVVITAAYVRILQRMMSSVAPASQRSIRLRTKRVTRTAIAICLVFFVCWAPYYVLQLTQLSISRPTLTFVYLYNAAISLGYANSCLNPFVYIVLCETFRKRLVLSVKPAAQGQLRAVSNAQTADEERTESKGT, encoded by the coding sequence GGCCACCTCGTCGCACAGGGAATGTCTCCTACATCAACATCATCATGCCTTCCGTGTTCGGCACCATCTGCCTGCTGGGTATCATCGGGAACTCCACAGTCATCTTCGCGGTGGTGAAGAAGTCCAAACTGCACTGGTGCAGCAATGTCCCCGACATCTTTATCATCAACCTCTCGGTGGTGGACCTCCTCTTTCTCCTGGGCATGCCCTTCATGATCCACCAGCTCATGGGCAATGGTGTTTGGCATTTTGGAGAGACCATGTGCACACTCATCACGGCCATGGACGCCAACAGTCAATTCACCAGCACCTACATCCTGACCGCCATGGCCATTGACCGCTACCTGGCCACTGTCCACCCCATCTCCTCCACCAAGTTCCGGAAGCCCTCTGTGGCCACCCTGGTGATCTGCCTCCTATGGGCCCTCTCATTCATCAGCATCACCCCCGTGTGGCTCTACGCTAGGCTTATCCCCTTCCCAGGGGGCACAGTGGGCTGTGGCATCCGCCTGCCCAACCCAGACACTGACCTTTACTGGTTCACCCTGTACCAGTTCTTCCTGGCCTTTGCCCTGCCCTTCGTGGTCATCACAGCCGCGTATGTGAGGATCCTGCAGCGCATGATGTCCTCGGTAGCCCCTGCCTCTCAACGCAGCATCAGGCTGCGGACAAAGAGGGTGACTCGCACGGCCATTGCCATCTGCCTGGTCTTCTTCGTGTGCTGGGCTCCCTACTATGTGCTACAGTTGACCCAGTTGTCCATCAGCCGCCCGACACTCACCTTTGTCTACCTGTACAACGCAGCCATCAGCTTGGGCTATGCCAACAGCTGCCTCAACCCCTTTGTGTACATCGTGCTCTGTGAGACATTCCGCAAGCGCTTGGTCCTGTCGGTGAAGCCTGCCGCCCAGGGGCAGCTTCGAGCTGTCAGCAATGCTCAGACAGCTGATGAGGAGAGGACAGAAAGCAAGGGCACCTGA
- the MCHR1 gene encoding melanin-concentrating hormone receptor 1 isoform X3, giving the protein MPSVFGTICLLGIIGNSTVIFAVVKKSKLHWCSNVPDIFIINLSVVDLLFLLGMPFMIHQLMGNGVWHFGETMCTLITAMDANSQFTSTYILTAMAIDRYLATVHPISSTKFRKPSVATLVICLLWALSFISITPVWLYARLIPFPGGTVGCGIRLPNPDTDLYWFTLYQFFLAFALPFVVITAAYVRILQRMMSSVAPASQRSIRLRTKRVTRTAIAICLVFFVCWAPYYVLQLTQLSISRPTLTFVYLYNAAISLGYANSCLNPFVYIVLCETFRKRLVLSVKPAAQGQLRAVSNAQTADEERTESKGT; this is encoded by the coding sequence ATGCCTTCCGTGTTCGGCACCATCTGCCTGCTGGGTATCATCGGGAACTCCACAGTCATCTTCGCGGTGGTGAAGAAGTCCAAACTGCACTGGTGCAGCAATGTCCCCGACATCTTTATCATCAACCTCTCGGTGGTGGACCTCCTCTTTCTCCTGGGCATGCCCTTCATGATCCACCAGCTCATGGGCAATGGTGTTTGGCATTTTGGAGAGACCATGTGCACACTCATCACGGCCATGGACGCCAACAGTCAATTCACCAGCACCTACATCCTGACCGCCATGGCCATTGACCGCTACCTGGCCACTGTCCACCCCATCTCCTCCACCAAGTTCCGGAAGCCCTCTGTGGCCACCCTGGTGATCTGCCTCCTATGGGCCCTCTCATTCATCAGCATCACCCCCGTGTGGCTCTACGCTAGGCTTATCCCCTTCCCAGGGGGCACAGTGGGCTGTGGCATCCGCCTGCCCAACCCAGACACTGACCTTTACTGGTTCACCCTGTACCAGTTCTTCCTGGCCTTTGCCCTGCCCTTCGTGGTCATCACAGCCGCGTATGTGAGGATCCTGCAGCGCATGATGTCCTCGGTAGCCCCTGCCTCTCAACGCAGCATCAGGCTGCGGACAAAGAGGGTGACTCGCACGGCCATTGCCATCTGCCTGGTCTTCTTCGTGTGCTGGGCTCCCTACTATGTGCTACAGTTGACCCAGTTGTCCATCAGCCGCCCGACACTCACCTTTGTCTACCTGTACAACGCAGCCATCAGCTTGGGCTATGCCAACAGCTGCCTCAACCCCTTTGTGTACATCGTGCTCTGTGAGACATTCCGCAAGCGCTTGGTCCTGTCGGTGAAGCCTGCCGCCCAGGGGCAGCTTCGAGCTGTCAGCAATGCTCAGACAGCTGATGAGGAGAGGACAGAAAGCAAGGGCACCTGA
- the MCHR1 gene encoding melanin-concentrating hormone receptor 1 isoform X2, with the protein MTMTACWSVRENASFSSPADSCKSQSGPGYSQLFIWPPRRTGNVSYINIIMPSVFGTICLLGIIGNSTVIFAVVKKSKLHWCSNVPDIFIINLSVVDLLFLLGMPFMIHQLMGNGVWHFGETMCTLITAMDANSQFTSTYILTAMAIDRYLATVHPISSTKFRKPSVATLVICLLWALSFISITPVWLYARLIPFPGGTVGCGIRLPNPDTDLYWFTLYQFFLAFALPFVVITAAYVRILQRMMSSVAPASQRSIRLRTKRVTRTAIAICLVFFVCWAPYYVLQLTQLSISRPTLTFVYLYNAAISLGYANSCLNPFVYIVLCETFRKRLVLSVKPAAQGQLRAVSNAQTADEERTESKGT; encoded by the coding sequence GGCCACCTCGTCGCACAGGGAATGTCTCCTACATCAACATCATCATGCCTTCCGTGTTCGGCACCATCTGCCTGCTGGGTATCATCGGGAACTCCACAGTCATCTTCGCGGTGGTGAAGAAGTCCAAACTGCACTGGTGCAGCAATGTCCCCGACATCTTTATCATCAACCTCTCGGTGGTGGACCTCCTCTTTCTCCTGGGCATGCCCTTCATGATCCACCAGCTCATGGGCAATGGTGTTTGGCATTTTGGAGAGACCATGTGCACACTCATCACGGCCATGGACGCCAACAGTCAATTCACCAGCACCTACATCCTGACCGCCATGGCCATTGACCGCTACCTGGCCACTGTCCACCCCATCTCCTCCACCAAGTTCCGGAAGCCCTCTGTGGCCACCCTGGTGATCTGCCTCCTATGGGCCCTCTCATTCATCAGCATCACCCCCGTGTGGCTCTACGCTAGGCTTATCCCCTTCCCAGGGGGCACAGTGGGCTGTGGCATCCGCCTGCCCAACCCAGACACTGACCTTTACTGGTTCACCCTGTACCAGTTCTTCCTGGCCTTTGCCCTGCCCTTCGTGGTCATCACAGCCGCGTATGTGAGGATCCTGCAGCGCATGATGTCCTCGGTAGCCCCTGCCTCTCAACGCAGCATCAGGCTGCGGACAAAGAGGGTGACTCGCACGGCCATTGCCATCTGCCTGGTCTTCTTCGTGTGCTGGGCTCCCTACTATGTGCTACAGTTGACCCAGTTGTCCATCAGCCGCCCGACACTCACCTTTGTCTACCTGTACAACGCAGCCATCAGCTTGGGCTATGCCAACAGCTGCCTCAACCCCTTTGTGTACATCGTGCTCTGTGAGACATTCCGCAAGCGCTTGGTCCTGTCGGTGAAGCCTGCCGCCCAGGGGCAGCTTCGAGCTGTCAGCAATGCTCAGACAGCTGATGAGGAGAGGACAGAAAGCAAGGGCACCTGA